The Silene latifolia isolate original U9 population chromosome Y, ASM4854445v1, whole genome shotgun sequence sequence ATTTGTGATTGTTAATGTATGTTGGGAAATCGTGAGCGACGATTCGCGTTGCGAGTTGGATgaatgctttatatatatgtaaaataacggttgactgtgataaagcttgcatgatagtgacaagaGTCGATAGGTGTAAATGTggtcggtgatgatgatgacatgggggggggatGGTATTTTCAGGAGGTAATGGTTTGGTAGGGAAGTTTAGTAAGGTCGTGTTGTTTCCATGTCgtgagcgggagaggtgagttgaacttcggggacgaagttctttttaagggggaagcgtaatacccgcccttttaggtaCCCTTTGACCATCTTTGATTGTCCTTGGGaacgggagtagtcttagaaaagtatgccaaaacctgtttgagctgcgtgtaagagtggtactcgatagagtagaggctactcgatcgagtagctagggcactcgatcgagtagggggccactcgatcgagtaggttgggtactcgatcgagtgccgggaTTTCAaatgagggttttatatcgcgttttgttaaatccgcatatcacttccgccactttcctcctatccttagtcgcccctttcccttcccttcacctcaaaacctccatggatgcctcttgaagattcttatgccttaggagggcgtcccttgagtcgggtagcggtcttttgccttgtctctccctaataggtatgtcataatcatcatccgtgcctttgtctctatagttagggtttgcttgtagtaatagatatttgtatggtggttataggctttgcttggttctttggatatgttatccgtcagcatggattggttgcggttgcttaaaggtaggttcgcctactcagtttctgtggatggtctagtgtgtcggtcgttgtggtagtattgtggttgtttgatatagtaattgtgtgtgttgtgattgtggttgtgatggctgttgatggttctcgagacgcgttctcggtgagtggggtcacttgcgggagtggcttcacgccctagtttcgcccttcgtggaacccgccacgaaaggggatgtgcacattaatgagcagggttatcgctcgtatgatgagcggggcttaggtgggaacggctgcggtcccccactggcaggactggtccagtggacagtcagtgacaggtttggttggattgttgaGGTTGCAGTTGGGACTGGTGTCATTGCTTGTATTGTCGTTTGTAGTTGTCtcgtcttgtctcagtactgaccttgtgtggttgtttgtttgttatgtgtctgccgtgatcccttatggtgagcgatcggtcttagcagtgttgGTGTTGATGATAGCCGGAGTCCaaggcggggatgagtcttcacgagttatgatggtcatagcgagtagtccttgagttgtacctttgtattgtattttggtttaaatcacttgtaataccaCTTAATGGTTCTTTTATTGATGTTTGATagttactttcctcgggcaaccgagatggtaacgcccttatatgctaaggaaggcctagttaaggctcctctgaatatgggggtgttacagtttcggATAACCTTAACccctaggataacatcagcttctcctaagtccttcatctcaaagtgtgatgacaaaattctttggttttaattatcacatctaaattattaccaaaaataagcatgtcatccacatataggcatataataacacaatcagattctatcactttggaataaacacatgaatcagaattgttaatcATAAAGCCATTACTCATCAAAGTAGTGttgaatttctcataccactgtttaggtgcttgtttcagaccataaagtgacttgttcagtttacacactttattctcttgacccttaaccacaaacccttcaggttgcgacatatagatctcttcctttagctcaccattcaagaaagcagttttaacatccatctgatgtataataaggttatgaatagcagctaaagCGACAAGAGTTCttatagtcgaaattttggtcacaggagaataggtatcaaagtaatcaatgcccttcttttgtgtaaagcctctaactacaagtctagctttgaacctttctattgtaccgtcaggtctcattttctttttaaagatccatttactcgtaatgggtttactacctttaggtaaatcagtcaactcccaagtctgattagaaacaatagaatcaagttcacttttaatagcatctttccaaaaattagcatcaatggatttcattgcctcactataggtttttgggtcatcctctattaaaaaagctgaaacaaactcatcacttgCACAAACAGAGTATCCATATTCAGATAAATGTGTTGTAACATATCACTATAATcctttggacatctaggtcttTTACTCCTCCTAGGTTCAACAAAGATGATCAATAGGAGTGCTACTACAactagcatgtgaagacataTCAATAGATGCAACAGGTAATGAAGTAGATGAAACAACATTTTtctgaaaaggaaaaacatgctcaaaaaattcggcatctctagcctcagatatagaacggtcactcaaagacataaatctataggcagagctattttgagcataacctataaaaacacaatcataggtcttaggtccaacggtaggtctcctaaagtcaggtaaacccactttagccaaacacccccacactctaagataactcaggttaggaggatagcccttccaaatctcgtagggtgtcttgtcaattttctccgaggtacacggttaagaatgtgacaagcgaaagtattgcttccccccacatatcgtcagacaggccagaacttaaaagcatagcattcatcatctcttttaaagttctatttttacgttcagctacaccattggattggggtaagtaaggtggactagtctcatgaaTTAAACCGTTTTAAAGCACAAAAGTCCGCTAAATAactggatttatactcaccacctctatcagaccttacccttttaatcttctgtcgagttgattttcgacctcatttttaaagtttataaacgattgttttgcttcatctttagtcttaagcaaataaACTCGGGTGTACCTCGAACAGTCGTCTATAAAAGTCacataataattcttgccacctctacttgcaacatttttgaagtcatctaggtcggtgtgaattaactcaagaagactcgtagtCCTAGTTgtcacaggtttactaggtttctttgtgaatttagcctcaacacaCGCCtaccacatttagagaattcttgactcgacaAACTTGGTATTAAACTCAtggttctaagttttttaatgtagtcgatattcacatgacctaatctaccatgccaaacatcaatagactcggcGATATAAGCGTaagtagatgcaatattattaaaaacAGAATCGTGTTCAAGACAAAAAGACCCCCAgacagataacccttgcccacaaattccccattgcgcgacattacaaccttgtcagcctcaaaaacaagtttcatgccagctttgtttaacaaggcaccagacacgaggtttcgacgcaatgtaggtacaaataaaacattattaagggcaagtgttttccccgaggtgagtttgagaaagatcttgcctttgctcgTGATCTTTGCGgtgaagaattacccatgtagacgcattccccatcagcTATCTCCTCGAACTCAGCAAATAACCCCTTATCAAAGACAGAGGTGTCCTGGAAGCGCAAGATTCAAGACCCATTCAAGAAAGATTACCCACCAGATTAGCTTCAACAACCACAGCAGCAATGACATCATCAGTCACAGCATTGGCTTCAGCTTCAGCAGTCTTCTTATCATTGCACTGGTAGGCTTTGTGACCCGGTTTCCCACAAACATAGCAAACCAAGGGACCCTTAGGCTTCTGAATCTTTGCAACCGGCTTGGTGTACTTCCCTGGATCAGActtctttcctttacccttaccctgaccaaccttggccttacccttacccttgaacttttCAGCAGCATTTGACGGACCACCAGACTCAACCAAATTAGCTTTGACAAAGAAAGAACAGATGCATTCACAGACGGTAAACAAAGCAGGTTGTCTTTAaggcgatttgcctcttcggtcctcatatGACTGATAAGTTCCATAAGGGACATgtctttctttttgtgttttagcTGATTTCTATACTCAGACCAGGAGGGAGGGAATTTTTCCAACAGCACATTAGCAACAAAAAGGTCGTCTAATTTCATGCCCTCACTAACAATATCAGCACACAAATTTTCATAGACATGAACCTGTTCCATAATAGACTTCCCATCCACTATCTTAAATTGcagccacttacccacaacatatttctttttccccgtccatcagccccatattttttcagtaaggactcccaaatGACTTTAGCCGATTTATTGTTAGCAAATAAATCGAACAGCGGGTTAACCATGTTATTAAGTATGTGACACCTAGCAGTTTTGTTGTCCTTAACAAATTTAGCAATATCCTCTTCATTGGACTTAACATCTTTAGAGGGAGGAGGGGTAGTCTCAGCATCAGACGGAACAATAGGTTTTGGCGGGTCATTAAACAAAACATAATCAATTTCCAACTGCTCAAAAAACATCAACAGTTTCTGGGACCAACGCTTATAATTCTGACCatctaattgctcaattttcgaaATATCAGGTACAATTTTCGAAATCACAGACATGGCTACTGCACTAAattaaatagtttttaaattgtagTTCGTAAATTCACTAGCAGCAAGAATTACGAAAGGGAAAGAATGCAGTAGCGAAATAAAAACTAGAGATCAGATATACCGACAGAGGAAAGGTAGTGACACGGTACGAAACCGCTGCCttaaaaactatttctccggtgcgaccgtggtggcgatcagcgacgaccggtagtccccaaggattacactactgcTGCCTCACAAACTCGCCCACTCGAATTTGTAAGACCTGGAACGAACTTAAGCTTTACCCAGAAAAAGATAGAGAAAGATGAGAGAATTGATTTGTT is a genomic window containing:
- the LOC141629593 gene encoding uncharacterized protein LOC141629593, whose amino-acid sequence is MSVISKIVPDISKIEQLDGQNYKRWSQKLLMFFEQLEIDYVLFNDPPKPIVPSDAETTPPPSKDVKSNEEDIAKFVKDNKTARCHILNNMVNPLFDLFANNKSAKVHVYENLCADIVSEGMKLDDLFVANVLLEKFPPSWSEYRNQLKHKKKDMSLMELISHMRTEEANRLKDNLLCLPSVNASGKGKGKKSDPGKYTKPVAKIQKPKGPLVCYVCGKPGHKAYQCNDKKTAEAEANAVTDDVIAAVVVEANLDTSVFDKGLFAEFEEIADGECVYMGNSSPQRSRAKKNVVSSTSLPVASIDMSSHASCSSTPIDHLC